In a genomic window of Aeromicrobium panaciterrae:
- a CDS encoding SDR family NAD(P)-dependent oxidoreductase has translation MTFTGKSILVTGASSGLGAATVRRFAAGGGLVYAASRDQAKLAEVAESCADLPGEVRFGPLDVASPADCRAAVAAAVDAYGRLDVLVNNAGRHDFRVTTDVTEDEWDADIALNLSGAFYLCQAAIPHLLETSGNIVNVASVAGVMGEAYSAAYTAAKHGIVGLTKALAIEYLKTPLRVNCVCPGGMDTPQVATISVPDDADWELIMRVAAKRGMMTADSVAAVIAFLASDDASSVHGSIQMVDHGHLAG, from the coding sequence ATGACGTTCACCGGCAAGAGCATCCTGGTGACGGGAGCGTCCTCCGGGCTTGGCGCGGCGACCGTACGTCGGTTCGCAGCCGGTGGCGGCCTCGTCTATGCCGCGTCTCGCGATCAGGCCAAGCTCGCTGAGGTCGCCGAGTCCTGCGCTGATCTTCCAGGCGAGGTTCGCTTCGGACCTCTCGATGTCGCCTCGCCAGCCGATTGTCGGGCTGCCGTCGCTGCGGCTGTCGACGCGTACGGGCGACTCGACGTACTGGTCAACAACGCTGGTCGCCACGACTTCCGAGTGACCACCGATGTCACCGAGGACGAGTGGGACGCAGATATCGCCCTCAACCTCAGCGGCGCGTTCTATCTCTGCCAGGCCGCAATCCCGCATCTGCTCGAGACCTCCGGCAACATCGTCAACGTCGCCTCGGTGGCTGGCGTGATGGGCGAGGCCTACTCGGCTGCCTACACCGCTGCCAAGCACGGCATTGTCGGTCTGACCAAGGCCTTGGCGATCGAGTACCTGAAGACGCCGCTTCGCGTGAACTGCGTCTGCCCAGGTGGCATGGACACCCCGCAGGTCGCGACCATCAGCGTTCCCGACGACGCCGACTGGGAGCTGATCATGCGGGTCGCAGCGAAGCGCGGCATGATGACCGCCGACAGCGTCGCCGCAGTCATCGCCTTCCTGGCATCCGACGACGCCTCGTCAGTCCACGGCAGTATCCAGATGGTCGACCACGGCCACCTGGCCGGCTGA
- a CDS encoding nitronate monooxygenase yields the protein MIDQLLKTPLTELTGVRHPVVQTGMGWVAGPSLVSGTANAGGLGILASATMTIQELEQAIIEVKERTDKPFGVNLRADAADAPARCELLIEYGVKVASFALAPKPELIAKLKEHDIVVIPSVGLPKHAVKVASWGADAVMIQGGEGGGHTGSVPTTLLLPTVLDAVDIPVIAAGGFFDGRGLAAALSYGAAGVGMGTRFLLTADSRVPEAVKQRYLAATLDDTVVTKKVDGMPHRMLRTELVEQVEAGSGLRRIIPTAKRTLEFKKMAGMSWKQLAIDGRSMRKEQGRTLGQLALAANTPMMLKAGLVEGDPTAGVLASGQVVGVINDLPTCEELIDRVVTEAAASLKRGSSYLI from the coding sequence ATGATCGACCAGCTGCTCAAGACTCCCCTCACCGAGCTCACCGGCGTACGTCACCCGGTCGTACAGACCGGCATGGGCTGGGTTGCTGGGCCGAGCCTGGTCAGCGGCACCGCCAATGCAGGCGGCCTCGGCATCCTCGCCTCGGCGACGATGACCATCCAGGAGCTCGAGCAGGCGATCATCGAGGTCAAGGAACGCACGGACAAGCCATTCGGTGTGAACCTTCGCGCTGATGCTGCGGACGCACCAGCTCGCTGCGAGCTGCTGATCGAGTACGGCGTCAAGGTCGCCTCGTTCGCACTCGCACCCAAGCCCGAGCTGATCGCCAAGCTAAAGGAGCACGACATTGTCGTGATCCCCAGCGTCGGACTCCCCAAGCACGCGGTGAAGGTTGCCTCGTGGGGCGCCGACGCCGTCATGATTCAGGGCGGCGAGGGCGGCGGACATACCGGCTCCGTGCCCACCACGCTCCTTCTCCCGACCGTGCTCGACGCGGTCGACATCCCGGTCATCGCCGCTGGTGGCTTCTTCGACGGTCGTGGCCTGGCCGCCGCGCTCTCGTATGGCGCTGCAGGCGTCGGTATGGGCACGCGCTTCCTCCTTACCGCCGACAGCCGCGTGCCAGAAGCCGTGAAGCAGCGCTACCTCGCAGCCACCTTGGACGACACCGTGGTCACCAAGAAGGTCGACGGTATGCCGCACCGCATGCTCCGCACCGAGCTGGTCGAGCAAGTCGAGGCCGGATCCGGTCTGCGCCGAATCATCCCGACCGCGAAGCGCACGCTCGAGTTCAAGAAGATGGCCGGCATGTCGTGGAAGCAGCTCGCGATCGACGGGCGCTCAATGCGCAAGGAACAGGGTCGTACGCTCGGCCAGCTCGCACTCGCAGCCAACACCCCGATGATGCTCAAGGCCGGCCTCGTCGAGGGTGACCCGACCGCTGGCGTACTCGCATCGGGACAGGTCGTCGGCGTGATCAACGACCTGCCGACCTGCGAAGAGCTGATCGACCGGGTCGTCACCGAAGCCGCAGCTTCTCTCAAGCGCGGCAGCTCGTACCTCATCTAG
- a CDS encoding CoA-transferase has product MSKPRDKQMTIDEVVAQLSDGMTIGIGGWGPRRKPMALVRAILRSDLKDLTIVSWGGADVGLLARAGKIRKVIYAFVSLDSIPLEPNFQRARQNGTIPEVVELDEGMFQTGLYAAAQRLPFLPMRAGLGSDVLVNNTWIKTVTSPYADENGDFEDFTAVPALKLDVALVHMNRADAHGNATYLGPDPYFDDLFVQAADKAYLTCEEIVDTAGLTVDTAVQRLLISRMAIDGVVETPNGAHFTTCTPDYERDEKFQKAYAAAAGGTDEEWTAFEQRFLAGDEAAYQAAVAAFAAEEAAK; this is encoded by the coding sequence GTGAGCAAGCCACGCGACAAGCAGATGACGATCGATGAGGTCGTCGCTCAGCTTTCCGACGGGATGACGATCGGGATCGGCGGATGGGGCCCACGGCGCAAGCCGATGGCACTGGTCCGCGCGATCCTGCGCTCAGACCTCAAGGACCTGACCATCGTGAGCTGGGGCGGCGCCGATGTCGGCCTGCTCGCCCGCGCCGGCAAGATCCGCAAGGTCATCTACGCGTTCGTCTCGCTCGACTCGATCCCCCTCGAGCCCAACTTCCAGCGTGCACGCCAGAACGGCACGATCCCTGAGGTCGTCGAGCTCGACGAGGGGATGTTCCAGACCGGCCTGTACGCCGCCGCGCAGCGCCTCCCGTTCCTCCCGATGCGCGCCGGCCTCGGCTCGGACGTCCTGGTCAACAACACCTGGATCAAGACCGTCACCAGCCCGTATGCCGACGAGAACGGCGACTTCGAGGATTTCACTGCGGTTCCCGCGCTGAAGCTCGACGTGGCACTCGTTCACATGAACCGTGCTGACGCGCACGGCAATGCGACCTACCTGGGCCCGGATCCGTACTTTGACGATCTGTTTGTGCAGGCCGCCGACAAGGCGTACCTGACCTGCGAGGAGATCGTCGACACCGCTGGGCTCACGGTCGACACAGCAGTCCAGCGACTCCTGATCAGCCGAATGGCAATCGACGGAGTCGTCGAGACGCCCAACGGAGCGCACTTCACGACCTGCACGCCCGACTACGAACGTGATGAGAAGTTCCAGAAGGCGTACGCCGCCGCAGCCGGTGGTACCGACGAGGAGTGGACTGCCTTCGAGCAGCGCTTCCTCGCCGGTGACGAAGCCGCCTACCAGGCAGCCGTCGCTGCCTTCGCCGCCGAGGAGGCAGCCAAGTGA
- a CDS encoding limonene-1,2-epoxide hydrolase family protein — protein sequence MTDQPTVTNTPVDNTDIVKSFLEALQAQDFDTFASLAAEDLVYQNVGLPTIRGGKRVVKLMRGMEGKAGFEVKFHRNVAEGATVLNERTDAIVWGPLRLQFWVCGVFEVHDGRITLWRDYFDFYDMVKATFRGIVGMVIPSVRRTM from the coding sequence ATGACTGATCAGCCGACTGTCACGAACACCCCTGTCGACAACACCGACATCGTGAAGTCCTTTCTTGAGGCACTTCAGGCGCAAGACTTCGACACGTTCGCCAGCCTCGCCGCAGAGGATCTCGTGTACCAGAACGTCGGTTTGCCCACGATTCGCGGCGGCAAGCGCGTGGTGAAGCTGATGCGCGGTATGGAAGGCAAGGCGGGCTTCGAGGTGAAGTTCCACCGCAATGTGGCCGAAGGTGCGACGGTGCTCAACGAACGTACGGACGCCATCGTGTGGGGCCCGCTGCGCCTGCAGTTCTGGGTGTGCGGCGTGTTCGAGGTCCACGACGGTCGGATCACGTTGTGGCGCGACTACTTCGACTTCTACGACATGGTGAAGGCGACGTTCCGTGGAATCGTCGGCATGGTTATCCCGTCGGTCCGCCGGACGATGTGA
- a CDS encoding CoA-transferase: MTEFSRAEVCAAAIADAFAEDGEIFASPMGMLPMLGVRLAKLTSNPDLVISDGESLFLGGTPPLFAKADVVEGWIPFRRVFDVVAYGKRHVMMGATQVDKQGNQNISAIGDFAQPKRQLLGSRGAPGNTVNNRTSYWVPKHGPRVFVENVDIVSGVGPARAKAAGPGASKYNDIHRIVSNLAVFDVKGEGDTVRLLSVHPGVTIDEVIEATGFELSIPAEVPVTREPTETELMIIRNVLDPKTLRDREVPPVTAEATK, encoded by the coding sequence GTGACCGAGTTCTCTCGCGCAGAGGTTTGCGCCGCCGCCATTGCCGACGCCTTCGCCGAGGACGGCGAGATCTTCGCCAGCCCGATGGGCATGCTCCCGATGTTGGGTGTCCGGCTCGCCAAGCTCACGTCCAACCCTGATCTGGTCATCTCCGATGGCGAGTCGCTGTTCCTCGGTGGGACTCCGCCGCTGTTCGCGAAGGCCGATGTCGTCGAAGGCTGGATCCCGTTCCGTCGCGTGTTCGACGTCGTCGCGTACGGCAAGCGTCACGTGATGATGGGCGCCACTCAGGTCGACAAGCAGGGCAACCAGAACATTTCGGCGATCGGCGACTTCGCCCAGCCGAAGCGTCAGCTGCTCGGCTCGCGCGGCGCACCGGGCAACACGGTCAACAACCGGACGTCCTACTGGGTGCCGAAGCACGGTCCCCGCGTCTTCGTCGAGAACGTCGACATCGTCTCGGGCGTCGGCCCGGCCCGCGCCAAGGCCGCTGGTCCTGGCGCCTCGAAGTACAACGACATCCACCGGATCGTCTCGAACCTGGCCGTCTTCGACGTCAAGGGCGAGGGTGACACGGTGCGCCTGCTCAGCGTGCACCCAGGTGTGACGATCGACGAAGTCATCGAAGCCACAGGCTTCGAGCTCTCCATCCCGGCGGAGGTCCCGGTCACCCGGGAGCCCACTGAGACCGAGCTGATGATCATCCGCAACGTGCTCGATCCCAAGACACTGCGCGACCGCGAGGTCCCGCCGGTGACGGCAGAGGCAACGAAATGA
- a CDS encoding alpha/beta fold hydrolase: protein MRRLITLATVVIALLLAGSPATAATKPLPVPYNFLPAAMIGGTPNANAPGTNDWTCKPSKAHPRPVVLTHGTLGNHSTNWQTYGPLLKNNGYCVYALTYGALPAPYPLNALAGLGSMRVSAKELDVFVDRVLKSTKASKVDIIGHSQGTLMPTYYLKFYGGAKKVYNHISLAPLWHGTEIVPAQLTAILGTGAGSLPFAPALGEMDKNSSFMKEIRKGGVAVKGVRYLNIMTKYDELVRPYTSGSEKGMTNIVVQDKCAQDYSEHFEIAADRNASLYVLNFLDPAHPRPIVCTLSLPFVGP from the coding sequence ATGCGCCGATTGATCACCCTGGCAACAGTTGTCATTGCCCTGCTCCTCGCCGGGTCGCCCGCAACGGCGGCGACCAAGCCGCTGCCCGTGCCGTACAACTTTCTGCCGGCCGCGATGATCGGTGGAACTCCCAACGCGAACGCACCTGGCACGAACGACTGGACGTGCAAGCCCTCGAAGGCGCATCCCCGTCCGGTCGTCCTGACACACGGCACGCTGGGCAACCACAGCACCAACTGGCAGACATACGGGCCGCTGCTCAAGAACAACGGCTACTGCGTCTACGCGCTGACCTACGGCGCCCTGCCCGCTCCCTACCCGCTCAACGCCCTCGCCGGTCTCGGCAGCATGCGGGTGAGCGCGAAGGAGCTGGACGTTTTCGTCGATCGCGTGCTCAAGTCCACGAAGGCCAGCAAGGTCGACATCATCGGCCACTCCCAGGGCACCCTGATGCCGACGTACTACTTGAAGTTCTACGGCGGCGCGAAGAAGGTCTACAACCACATCTCGCTGGCCCCGCTGTGGCACGGCACGGAGATCGTTCCGGCGCAACTCACCGCAATTCTTGGCACCGGCGCCGGGTCACTCCCATTCGCCCCGGCATTGGGCGAGATGGACAAGAACTCGTCGTTCATGAAGGAGATCCGCAAGGGCGGCGTCGCCGTGAAGGGTGTGCGCTACCTGAACATCATGACGAAGTACGACGAGCTCGTCCGTCCCTACACAAGCGGCAGCGAGAAGGGCATGACCAACATCGTCGTCCAGGACAAGTGCGCGCAGGACTACAGCGAGCACTTCGAGATCGCGGCTGATCGCAATGCCAGCCTGTACGTGCTCAACTTCCTCGATCCAGCCCATCCCCGGCCGATCGTCTGCACGCTCAGCCTGCCGTTCGTCGGCCCCTAG
- a CDS encoding 3'(2'),5'-bisphosphate nucleotidase CysQ, whose protein sequence is MTDSELAASLAEQAGELLLDLQRTSSLTGKELGKAGDAKSNELLLKLLAAERPDDAVLSEESVDSAARLSADRVWIIDPVDGTREYGMEGRTDWAVHVALWERGATGSQITAAAVAQPALSTVYSTGISTATRVERETPIFLMSASRPPAWGAAVVEAFGADSQPMGSAGAKAMAVLRGDADAYLHDGGQWEWDSAAPVGVALAAGLHATRVDGSPLTYNAAHPYLPDLLICRADLAEGLLAAIAAAG, encoded by the coding sequence GTGACTGACTCCGAACTCGCCGCGTCTCTCGCCGAGCAGGCGGGTGAGCTGCTGCTCGATCTGCAGCGCACCTCCTCGCTGACCGGCAAGGAGCTCGGCAAGGCTGGCGACGCGAAGTCCAATGAACTGCTGTTGAAACTCCTGGCAGCCGAACGTCCGGATGACGCCGTGCTGTCGGAGGAGTCGGTTGACTCAGCCGCGCGACTGTCGGCCGATCGGGTCTGGATCATTGATCCGGTCGACGGCACCCGCGAGTACGGGATGGAGGGTCGCACCGACTGGGCCGTTCACGTTGCCCTGTGGGAGCGCGGAGCCACCGGATCACAGATCACCGCCGCTGCCGTCGCGCAGCCAGCATTGTCGACGGTCTACTCAACGGGCATTTCGACGGCCACGAGGGTTGAGCGCGAAACCCCGATCTTCCTGATGAGCGCCAGTCGTCCACCGGCCTGGGGCGCTGCGGTCGTCGAAGCTTTCGGCGCCGACTCGCAGCCGATGGGCTCGGCCGGTGCCAAGGCGATGGCCGTGCTCCGCGGAGATGCGGATGCCTACCTGCACGACGGCGGCCAGTGGGAATGGGACTCAGCAGCGCCGGTCGGTGTCGCTCTCGCAGCAGGTCTGCACGCGACACGTGTCGACGGATCACCGCTGACGTACAACGCCGCTCACCCGTACTTGCCTGATCTGCTCATCTGTCGAGCCGACCTCGCCGAGGGCTTGCTCGCGGCCATCGCCGCCGCAGGCTAG
- a CDS encoding SDR family oxidoreductase gives MSLLEGRIAIVTGAGRGIGRAHALELARQGAKVVVNDFGVSNNGEKTDSPAHDVVAEIEAIGGEAVVNGADVADFEQAEAMVRQAIDTFGGLDILVNNAGFVRDRMLVNATEEEWDAVIRVHLKGHFAPLRHASAYWRAESKEGRQRAGRVINTTSGAGLQGSIGQITYSTAKAGIAGMTLVAAAELGRVGVTVNAIAPVAKTRMTEGAFDTSEMALPEDNSPIVAWLASEAAGHVTGRVFESDGGKLTLEEAWNHGAARDKGSRWEATELGEVVDALIAEGAAPEPVYGAS, from the coding sequence ATGAGCTTGCTTGAAGGCCGCATCGCCATCGTCACCGGAGCTGGACGCGGCATTGGCCGGGCCCATGCGCTCGAGCTGGCTCGCCAGGGCGCGAAGGTCGTCGTGAACGACTTCGGTGTCTCCAACAACGGTGAGAAGACCGATTCGCCCGCCCACGACGTCGTTGCCGAGATCGAGGCCATCGGTGGCGAGGCTGTGGTGAATGGTGCTGACGTCGCCGATTTCGAGCAGGCAGAGGCGATGGTCCGACAGGCGATCGACACGTTCGGTGGCCTCGACATCCTCGTCAACAACGCTGGCTTCGTGCGGGATCGCATGCTCGTCAACGCGACCGAGGAGGAGTGGGACGCTGTCATCAGGGTTCACCTCAAGGGTCACTTTGCTCCGCTGCGGCACGCTTCGGCGTACTGGCGTGCGGAGTCCAAGGAGGGCCGCCAGCGGGCTGGCCGGGTCATCAACACCACCTCAGGTGCGGGCCTGCAGGGCTCGATCGGGCAGATCACCTACTCCACGGCGAAGGCCGGGATCGCCGGTATGACTCTGGTCGCCGCTGCCGAGCTCGGCCGAGTCGGCGTCACCGTCAACGCGATAGCACCGGTGGCGAAGACCCGGATGACCGAGGGAGCCTTCGACACCTCCGAGATGGCCTTGCCAGAGGACAACTCTCCGATCGTCGCCTGGCTGGCTTCTGAGGCTGCCGGCCACGTCACGGGTCGAGTCTTCGAGAGTGATGGAGGCAAGCTCACCTTGGAGGAAGCTTGGAACCACGGGGCTGCCCGCGACAAGGGCTCTCGCTGGGAGGCCACCGAGCTCGGCGAGGTCGTCGATGCCCTCATAGCCGAAGGCGCCGCCCCCGAACCGGTCTACGGAGCCAGCTGA
- a CDS encoding enoyl-CoA hydratase family protein, translated as MSAVTSELRDDGILVVTMSQPPVNALTVQGWFDVAEALNAVAANPAVKVVVLRAEGKGFNAGVDIKEMQNTTGFDALLGANKGCFAAFKAVYECAVPVIAAVNGFCVGGGVGLVGNADIVVASDDAYFGVPEVNQGALGAATHMARLVPQQMMRSLYFTAATIPASELHRFGSIYRLVPRDELDAAALAVAAEIAAKDGRVIRAAKEALNGIEPVDVNHSYRFEQGFTYELNLMGVSDELRDDFAGTEKGKK; from the coding sequence ATGTCTGCAGTCACCAGCGAACTTCGTGACGACGGGATCCTCGTCGTCACGATGTCCCAGCCCCCCGTCAACGCCCTGACCGTGCAGGGCTGGTTCGACGTGGCCGAGGCGCTGAATGCCGTGGCTGCCAACCCCGCCGTCAAGGTCGTGGTGCTCCGCGCCGAGGGCAAGGGCTTCAACGCCGGCGTCGACATCAAGGAAATGCAGAACACCACTGGCTTCGACGCGCTGCTCGGCGCCAACAAGGGCTGCTTCGCCGCCTTCAAGGCTGTCTACGAGTGCGCCGTTCCCGTCATCGCGGCCGTCAACGGCTTCTGCGTCGGGGGTGGCGTCGGCCTGGTCGGCAATGCCGACATCGTGGTCGCCAGCGACGACGCCTACTTCGGCGTACCCGAGGTCAACCAGGGCGCGCTCGGCGCTGCCACGCACATGGCGCGTCTCGTACCCCAGCAAATGATGCGCTCGCTCTACTTCACCGCAGCAACCATCCCCGCCTCCGAGCTGCACCGCTTCGGCTCGATCTACCGGCTTGTCCCTCGCGACGAGCTCGACGCCGCCGCGCTGGCCGTGGCTGCGGAGATCGCGGCCAAGGATGGCCGCGTCATCCGGGCAGCCAAGGAGGCGCTGAACGGTATCGAGCCGGTCGACGTCAACCACAGCTACCGGTTTGAGCAGGGATTCACGTACGAGCTCAACCTCATGGGCGTGAGCGATGAGCTCCGCGACGATTTCGCCGGAACAGAGAAGGGCAAGAAGTGA
- a CDS encoding SDR family oxidoreductase — MALTIDLTGRVVLVTGGSRGIGRGITETFVFAGATVVTCARSEAEPFPGTTHVQCDVRDPESVQAMIDGIVAQHGRLDVLVNNAGGAPAALAAEASPRFHDKIIGLNLSSPLLVAQVANRVMQEQGSGGSIINISSISANRAAPTIAAYAAAKAGIDSLTRSLAMEWAPKVRVNAIDVGLCRTEQTDDHYGGDERVAKIESTIPLGRMARPDEVGNVAVFLASDLASYVSGANVGCDGGGEPPVFLHV; from the coding sequence ATGGCACTCACGATTGACCTCACGGGCAGAGTCGTTCTGGTCACCGGCGGCTCGCGCGGGATCGGCCGCGGCATCACCGAGACGTTCGTCTTTGCCGGTGCCACGGTGGTCACCTGCGCCCGGTCCGAGGCCGAACCGTTCCCCGGCACGACGCACGTGCAGTGCGACGTACGCGACCCCGAGTCAGTTCAGGCGATGATCGACGGCATCGTCGCCCAGCACGGACGACTCGACGTACTGGTCAACAACGCCGGTGGCGCTCCCGCAGCACTCGCTGCAGAAGCATCGCCGCGGTTCCACGACAAGATCATCGGCCTCAACCTCAGCTCTCCTTTGTTGGTCGCCCAGGTGGCCAACCGGGTGATGCAAGAGCAGGGCAGCGGCGGCTCGATCATCAACATCTCGTCAATCAGTGCCAACCGCGCAGCCCCCACGATTGCCGCGTATGCCGCCGCCAAGGCTGGCATCGACTCGTTGACCCGCAGCCTCGCGATGGAATGGGCGCCCAAGGTCCGAGTGAACGCGATCGACGTGGGGCTCTGCCGTACCGAGCAGACCGACGACCACTACGGCGGCGACGAGCGTGTCGCCAAGATCGAGTCCACCATCCCGCTCGGCAGGATGGCTCGCCCCGATGAGGTTGGCAACGTCGCTGTGTTCCTCGCCAGTGACCTCGCCTCGTATGTCAGCGGTGCCAACGTCGGCTGCGATGGCGGCGGCGAACCCCCCGTATTCCTCCACGTCTGA